One Paenibacillus riograndensis SBR5 DNA segment encodes these proteins:
- a CDS encoding DeoR/GlpR family DNA-binding transcription regulator, with protein sequence MLAAERRKKIIDLVHQDKRVLVSDLSRMFEVTEETIRRDLEKLEKDGILSRTYGGAMLNRHTNEDLPFVTRNALNTDMKRNIALKALDLINDGDTLMVDPSSTAFEFLKLLGNKNNLTVITNSINILHEFASSGMNIISSGGSLRHRSLSLVGPVAHDTIRRYNVDTAVISCKGIDMERGVTDSNEPECELKKYMLRQAQKVVLLADHTKFDKTAFTRLVELSSIDVLITDRRPAESWLTRLAEENIEVLY encoded by the coding sequence ATGCTTGCAGCCGAACGACGCAAAAAAATCATAGATCTTGTGCATCAGGACAAAAGGGTGCTCGTCTCCGATCTCAGCCGGATGTTCGAGGTAACCGAAGAAACGATCCGGCGGGATCTGGAAAAGCTGGAGAAGGACGGCATTCTAAGCCGGACTTACGGCGGGGCGATGCTGAACAGGCATACCAATGAGGATTTGCCCTTTGTGACGCGCAATGCGCTTAACACTGATATGAAACGCAATATTGCGCTTAAGGCGCTGGATCTGATTAACGATGGAGATACCCTGATGGTGGACCCCAGCTCTACTGCCTTCGAGTTTCTAAAGCTGCTGGGCAACAAAAACAATCTGACTGTAATCACAAATTCCATTAATATTCTGCATGAGTTCGCCAGCTCAGGTATGAATATCATATCCTCCGGCGGTTCGCTGCGCCACCGTTCGCTGTCACTGGTCGGGCCGGTCGCCCATGATACCATCCGGCGCTACAACGTGGACACCGCAGTCATCAGCTGCAAAGGCATTGATATGGAGCGGGGAGTTACGGATTCCAACGAGCCGGAATGCGAGCTGAAAAAGTACATGCTGCGCCAGGCCCAGAAGGTTGTGCTTCTCGCCGACCATACCAAATTCGACAAAACAGCGTTCACCAGGCTGGTGGAGCTTAGCAGCATTGACGTGCTCATTACGGACCGCCGGCCTGCGGAATCCTGGCTGACACGGCTGGCTGAAGAAAATATCGAGGTATTGTACTAA
- a CDS encoding iron-containing alcohol dehydrogenase → MSTHVYYVPSTNIMGKGCLKEIGPYIQELKLKKALVVTDKFLVKSGIAGKLLAVLDEAGIQYALYDEVKPNPTCKNVHDGLAFLNAQGCDYLISIGGGSPQDTAKAIGIIATNGGHIKDYEGVHKSKNKSLPIVAVNTTAGTSAEVTINYVITDEERKVKMVMVDKNSIATISVNDPELMIDKPAALTAATGMDALTHAIEALVTPGAYPVTDATALAAVELIFANLARTVKNGHDIEAREQMVYAIFLGGLAFNNAGLGYVHAMAHQLGGVYDLPHGVCNAMLLPYVEEENAKHVPEKFRSIAKAIGLQIEGKSDLECADFVIESIKALSKEVGIPSKLSELGVTEVDLDLLAENSMKDACAPGNPFIPTKEEVITLFRKIL, encoded by the coding sequence ATGAGTACTCATGTCTATTATGTTCCGTCCACCAACATTATGGGAAAAGGCTGTCTGAAGGAAATTGGTCCTTACATTCAGGAATTGAAGCTGAAGAAGGCGCTTGTGGTCACCGACAAATTTCTGGTCAAGAGCGGCATCGCGGGCAAACTGCTGGCAGTACTGGATGAAGCGGGAATCCAATATGCCCTCTATGATGAAGTCAAACCGAACCCTACGTGTAAAAATGTCCATGACGGCTTAGCTTTCCTGAATGCGCAGGGCTGTGATTATCTGATCTCTATCGGCGGCGGCTCGCCGCAGGATACGGCAAAGGCCATCGGAATTATCGCCACCAACGGCGGGCATATCAAAGACTATGAAGGTGTGCACAAATCCAAAAACAAATCCCTGCCGATTGTAGCGGTCAATACTACCGCAGGCACCTCTGCCGAAGTCACCATCAACTACGTCATCACAGATGAAGAACGCAAAGTGAAGATGGTTATGGTTGATAAAAACAGCATCGCCACCATTTCGGTCAATGATCCGGAGCTAATGATCGACAAACCGGCCGCACTAACGGCGGCAACCGGAATGGATGCGCTGACCCATGCCATCGAAGCCCTGGTTACTCCTGGAGCCTATCCGGTAACCGATGCTACCGCGCTTGCTGCGGTAGAGCTGATCTTCGCCAATCTGGCCCGGACGGTAAAGAACGGCCATGATATTGAAGCCCGGGAGCAAATGGTGTATGCCATTTTCCTCGGCGGTCTGGCTTTCAATAATGCCGGGCTAGGTTATGTGCATGCGATGGCGCACCAGCTTGGCGGCGTATATGATCTGCCGCATGGTGTATGCAATGCGATGCTGCTGCCTTATGTGGAAGAAGAAAATGCGAAGCATGTGCCGGAGAAGTTCAGAAGCATTGCCAAGGCTATCGGCCTCCAGATTGAAGGCAAAAGCGATCTGGAATGTGCCGATTTCGTTATTGAATCGATCAAAGCACTTTCCAAGGAAGTCGGCATCCCGTCCAAATTATCTGAGCTTGGTGTAACTGAGGTCGATCTTGACCTGCTTGCGGAGAACTCGATGAAGGACGCTTGCGCACCCGGCAATCCGTTCATTCCCACCAAAGAAGAAGTGATCACCCTGTTCCGCAAAATTCTCTAG
- the rhaB gene encoding rhamnulokinase: MNKHIAVDIGASSGRLVVGTLQEGKLSLEEIHRFSNGFKERGGSCFWDIDYLLDQIIVGLRQAKALGITECTLGIDTWAVDYVLLDAAGSRIQEVYAYRDRRTEGVMEEVAAILPPDTVYAKTGIQQLTFNTLYQLYAHDRKELAQADQILLVPDYLYYRLGGRKINEVTNASTTQLLNLQTGDFDSGLLSFLHLRREQFAPLTAPGESLGFVQDSLVRQYDLPRCQLICVATHDTASAVLGVPVQKGRSAAYISSGTWSLLGVELDQPINNPQAMAANYTNEWGAYGTYRFLKNIMGLWLIQEVRRLDGERYSFAGLARLAGEAEGFRSLIPCNATRFLNPGNMIEEIRSACAESGQPVPETPGQLARCIFDSLALSYRSYLQELEELTGTAVEVLQIVGGGANNGLLCQLTADVAGREVLAGPTESTALGNLAVQLIHAGSVANISEARAIIGNSFPMASYTPRPVPQLEELLDRWEALHHH; this comes from the coding sequence ATGAACAAACATATCGCCGTCGATATCGGCGCCTCCAGCGGCAGGCTGGTGGTTGGGACTCTTCAGGAGGGGAAGCTCAGCCTTGAGGAAATCCACCGCTTCAGCAATGGCTTCAAGGAGCGCGGCGGCTCCTGCTTCTGGGATATTGATTATTTATTGGATCAGATTATCGTTGGACTCCGCCAGGCCAAAGCACTGGGCATCACGGAGTGTACGTTAGGCATCGATACGTGGGCGGTGGATTATGTACTCCTGGATGCGGCTGGAAGCCGCATCCAGGAGGTGTATGCCTATCGTGACCGCCGTACGGAGGGGGTTATGGAGGAAGTGGCCGCCATCCTTCCACCTGACACAGTGTATGCCAAAACAGGGATTCAGCAATTAACCTTCAATACCTTATATCAATTATATGCCCATGACCGCAAAGAGCTGGCCCAAGCGGATCAAATTCTGCTGGTGCCGGATTATCTCTACTATAGATTAGGCGGGCGGAAGATCAATGAGGTCACGAATGCCTCTACCACCCAACTGTTGAATTTACAGACGGGCGACTTCGACTCCGGGCTGCTGTCGTTTCTTCATTTGCGAAGAGAGCAGTTTGCCCCGCTGACAGCTCCGGGTGAGAGTCTTGGATTTGTCCAGGATTCGCTTGTCCGCCAGTATGATCTGCCCCGCTGCCAGTTGATCTGTGTAGCCACACATGACACCGCCTCTGCAGTGCTTGGTGTACCTGTGCAAAAAGGCCGGTCTGCAGCTTACATCAGCAGCGGCACCTGGTCGCTGCTGGGTGTGGAGCTTGACCAGCCGATCAACAATCCGCAGGCGATGGCGGCGAATTATACCAACGAATGGGGAGCCTACGGTACCTACCGGTTCCTTAAGAATATCATGGGACTCTGGCTGATCCAGGAGGTGCGCAGGCTGGACGGCGAACGCTACAGCTTCGCCGGGCTGGCCCGGCTGGCCGGAGAAGCCGAGGGCTTCCGCAGCCTGATCCCGTGCAACGCGACGCGTTTCCTCAATCCTGGCAACATGATTGAGGAAATCCGCTCCGCCTGTGCGGAGAGCGGCCAGCCTGTCCCGGAAACACCGGGACAACTTGCCCGCTGTATATTCGACAGCCTGGCCTTGTCCTACCGGAGTTATCTGCAGGAGCTGGAAGAGCTTACAGGAACAGCGGTGGAGGTGCTGCAAATCGTCGGCGGCGGGGCGAACAACGGGCTGCTGTGCCAGCTGACTGCCGATGTGGCCGGCAGAGAGGTGCTGGCCGGACCCACGGAGTCAACGGCACTGGGAAATCTCGCGGTTCAGCTGATTCACGCTGGCAGTGTAGCCAATATTTCCGAAGCCAGAGCGATCATCGGGAATTCTTTTCCCATGGCCTCATATACCCCGCGCCCCGTTCCGCAGCTGGAAGAGCTGCTGGACCGCTGGGAGGCCCTTCACCACCACTAG